The proteins below are encoded in one region of Reichenbachiella sp. 5M10:
- a CDS encoding right-handed parallel beta-helix repeat-containing protein, with the protein MFHYSLTFTARLFLLLILVSVFSCKDDDIKKSTEIETSETLGCTNPLSDSYDPKATTNDGSCSATDCSTCDFFISGDTFGFDGIKNGVQPGNIICLDGTVTYKEPVSLTNITGSETDPVLIINCGGQAVIDMSSKKAAYAIRTNNCKYFRISGAGSNDHEYGIKLSGAVSIGISLDGLSTNFEVDHMEISDIGFAGIMGKTDPSCDPATQHDNFVMRDISIHDNYVHDTGGEGLYIGNSFYANGVKKDCGTVYPHDIKGADIYRNKVINAGWEAIQVGCGIEDVKIHDNYIENYGHENITYQNNGIQVGEGTGGLLYNNYISTGPGNGVIMLGIGDNIAFNNIILDAGASGVFCDERYTTGDGFSFINNTIINPAENGIVLYSDEVDLNHVINNVIVGPGAFQTEGEKAYVTTLNDNVAVEMLANYFGQSTSEAGLDGNYQLNDDSPLIDMGEDVSSYGVTFDFAGTTRPLGEGYDQGAFEHK; encoded by the coding sequence ATGTTTCATTACTCCCTAACCTTCACTGCAAGATTATTCTTGCTACTAATCCTCGTATCGGTCTTTTCATGCAAAGATGATGATATCAAAAAAAGCACTGAAATAGAAACCAGCGAAACGCTAGGTTGCACCAATCCTCTATCTGATTCTTACGACCCCAAAGCTACCACCAACGACGGCAGCTGTTCAGCCACTGACTGCTCAACCTGTGATTTTTTTATCTCCGGAGATACTTTTGGATTTGATGGAATCAAAAATGGTGTACAGCCTGGCAATATCATATGCTTGGACGGAACAGTCACCTACAAAGAACCCGTATCTCTAACCAACATTACCGGTAGCGAAACTGACCCTGTACTCATCATCAACTGTGGTGGACAGGCCGTCATAGATATGTCTAGTAAAAAAGCGGCCTATGCAATCAGAACAAACAATTGTAAATACTTCCGTATTTCTGGTGCTGGATCCAATGATCACGAGTATGGAATCAAACTCAGTGGTGCCGTCTCCATTGGTATTTCATTAGATGGACTGAGCACCAATTTCGAAGTAGATCATATGGAAATTTCTGACATTGGCTTTGCAGGTATAATGGGCAAAACAGACCCTTCTTGTGATCCCGCTACGCAACACGACAACTTTGTAATGAGAGACATCTCCATCCACGACAACTATGTCCATGACACAGGTGGAGAAGGCCTGTATATTGGCAACTCCTTCTACGCCAACGGTGTAAAAAAAGACTGTGGAACAGTATATCCTCATGACATCAAAGGAGCGGACATCTACCGAAACAAAGTCATCAATGCAGGCTGGGAAGCCATCCAAGTCGGTTGTGGGATAGAAGATGTCAAAATTCATGACAACTACATCGAAAACTATGGACATGAAAACATTACCTATCAGAACAATGGAATTCAGGTGGGAGAAGGCACTGGCGGCTTGCTTTACAACAACTACATCTCCACAGGGCCTGGCAATGGTGTGATTATGCTGGGTATTGGAGACAACATTGCCTTCAACAATATCATCCTAGATGCAGGTGCTAGTGGCGTATTTTGTGATGAGCGATATACCACTGGAGATGGCTTTAGTTTCATCAACAATACAATCATCAACCCTGCCGAAAACGGCATAGTACTCTATTCAGATGAAGTAGACCTGAATCATGTCATCAACAATGTCATAGTTGGCCCAGGTGCGTTCCAAACCGAGGGAGAAAAAGCCTATGTTACGACATTGAATGATAATGTGGCAGTCGAAATGCTAGCCAACTATTTTGGCCAAAGCACATCCGAAGCAGGGTTGGATGGCAACTATCAACTCAATGATGACTCTCCTTTGATAGACATGGGTGAGGATGTCTCTAGTTATGGAGTAACCTTTGACTTTGCAGGAACAACTCGTCCCTTAGGAGAAGGCTATGACCAAGGGGCTTTTGAGCACAAATAG
- a CDS encoding DUF4924 family protein: MDQNKNITEYIIEIYRKEDLMRAYKFDLEKFGTQVINFFPITPKEKLAEVNHYEEFMQKMIDQDIQESGHLAEINEIVAQLDQLHEELKSTDENYNHVYLKAKPYIDENMQVANGIITSEVQLCLNGIYGFLLLKIEERPIKPEEQAMIDQFGNLLSLLSYKYNERKEMN, translated from the coding sequence ATGGATCAAAACAAAAACATCACAGAATACATCATCGAGATTTACCGAAAGGAAGACTTGATGCGTGCCTACAAATTTGATTTGGAGAAATTCGGGACGCAGGTCATCAATTTCTTTCCCATCACGCCCAAAGAAAAACTCGCTGAGGTAAACCACTACGAGGAATTCATGCAAAAGATGATAGACCAAGACATCCAAGAGTCAGGTCACCTCGCTGAGATCAACGAAATCGTGGCACAACTCGACCAACTGCACGAGGAACTAAAATCCACTGACGAAAACTATAATCACGTCTACCTCAAGGCCAAACCCTACATCGACGAAAACATGCAAGTAGCCAATGGCATCATCACCAGCGAAGTACAACTCTGCCTCAACGGCATCTATGGTTTCCTCCTCCTCAAAATCGAAGAGCGCCCCATCAAACCCGAAGAGCAAGCCATGATCGATCAGTTCGGCAACCTTCTCTCCCTACTCAGCTACAAATACAACGAGCGTAAAGAAATGAACTAG
- the lepA gene encoding translation elongation factor 4 — MDHLRNFCIIAHIDHGKSTLADRLLQNTGTVTGRDMQAQLLDDMDLERERGITIKSHAIQMAYHHEGKDYTLNLIDTPGHVDFSYEVSRSIAACEGALLIVDASQGIEAQTISNLYLALEHDLEIIPVLNKIDLPGARPEEVSEEIIDLIGCDMEDIIHASGKTGVGVDNILDAIIKRVPAPKGKPEEPLQAMIFDSQFNSFRGIEVIFRVFNGSIKKGDKIKFVATGKTYEADEIGTLGLQQHPKNEIKTGDVGYLISGIKVAKEVKVGDTITAVDRPTTEMIKGFEEVKPMVFAGIYPVDTQDYEELRASMEKLQLNDASLVWEPETSAALGFGFRCGFLGMLHMEIIQERLEREFDMTVITTVPSVQFKAFMTDGSVQDINAPSEMPDPSRVKHVEEPFIKAQIISKADYVGPIISLCMDKRGTIQNQVYLTADRVELTFDIPLSEIVFDFFDKLKTISRGYASLDYELTGLKQSNMVKLDIMLNGEAVDALSAIVHRDKAYEWGKRLCEKLKELIPRQMFEIPIQASIGNKIISRETVKAMRKNVLAKCYGGDISRKRKLLDKQKKGKKRMRQVGNVEIPQDAFMAVLKLD, encoded by the coding sequence ATGGATCATCTAAGGAATTTTTGCATCATAGCGCACATCGATCACGGCAAGTCTACATTGGCCGATCGTTTGCTTCAGAATACAGGTACGGTTACAGGGAGAGACATGCAGGCACAGTTGCTGGATGACATGGATCTAGAGCGTGAGCGTGGGATTACCATCAAGAGTCATGCGATTCAGATGGCCTACCATCACGAGGGCAAGGACTATACGCTCAACCTCATCGATACCCCAGGTCACGTGGATTTCTCATACGAAGTGTCTCGCTCGATTGCGGCCTGTGAGGGCGCACTACTCATCGTAGATGCCTCACAAGGTATCGAAGCGCAGACGATCTCCAACTTGTACCTCGCACTGGAGCACGATCTGGAAATCATCCCTGTGTTGAATAAAATCGATTTACCCGGTGCACGACCTGAGGAGGTCTCTGAGGAGATTATTGATTTGATAGGTTGTGACATGGAGGATATCATTCACGCCAGTGGCAAGACTGGTGTAGGAGTAGATAATATTCTCGATGCGATCATCAAGCGGGTTCCAGCACCGAAGGGCAAGCCAGAAGAACCGCTACAAGCAATGATTTTTGACTCGCAGTTCAACTCATTCAGAGGGATTGAGGTAATCTTTCGCGTATTCAATGGTTCGATCAAAAAAGGAGATAAGATCAAATTCGTCGCGACAGGCAAGACCTATGAAGCAGACGAAATCGGGACGCTCGGTCTACAACAGCACCCCAAGAACGAAATTAAGACGGGAGATGTAGGCTATCTCATCTCTGGAATCAAAGTAGCCAAAGAGGTCAAAGTAGGGGATACGATTACGGCGGTAGATCGACCTACTACAGAAATGATCAAAGGGTTTGAGGAGGTCAAGCCGATGGTATTTGCGGGGATTTACCCTGTAGATACGCAAGATTACGAAGAGCTGCGCGCCTCGATGGAGAAGTTACAGCTCAACGATGCTTCGTTGGTCTGGGAGCCCGAGACTTCTGCAGCACTAGGTTTTGGATTCCGATGCGGGTTCCTTGGGATGCTGCACATGGAGATCATACAGGAGCGATTAGAGCGCGAGTTTGACATGACTGTGATCACGACTGTACCATCGGTACAGTTCAAGGCTTTCATGACGGATGGATCGGTACAGGATATCAATGCCCCGTCTGAGATGCCAGATCCGAGTAGGGTCAAGCATGTAGAAGAGCCGTTCATCAAAGCACAGATCATCAGCAAGGCAGACTATGTCGGTCCGATCATTTCGCTATGTATGGACAAGCGTGGGACGATCCAAAATCAAGTCTATTTGACGGCAGATCGCGTGGAGTTGACTTTTGATATACCCTTGTCGGAAATCGTGTTTGATTTCTTTGACAAACTGAAAACAATCTCTAGAGGTTATGCTTCGCTGGATTATGAGTTGACAGGGTTGAAGCAATCCAATATGGTCAAACTTGACATCATGCTCAATGGCGAAGCGGTGGATGCCTTGTCTGCTATCGTACACAGAGACAAAGCCTACGAGTGGGGCAAGCGTCTATGTGAGAAATTGAAAGAATTGATCCCAAGACAGATGTTTGAGATTCCGATCCAAGCGTCTATTGGGAATAAAATCATCTCCAGAGAAACGGTGAAGGCGATGCGCAAAAACGTATTGGCGAAGTGTTATGGTGGAGATATTTCGCGTAAGCGTAAACTGCTCGACAAGCAGAAAAAAGGAAAGAAACGTATGCGTCAGGTGGGGAACGTAGAGATTCCGCAGGATGCATTTATGGCTGTGTTAAAACTGGATTAA
- a CDS encoding bifunctional 5,10-methylenetetrahydrofolate dehydrogenase/5,10-methenyltetrahydrofolate cyclohydrolase: MPTIIDGKKVSADIKDEIKLQVEAMKNEGKRAPHLAIIIVGDDGASHTYVGGKITACKAVGFDYTLMQFAGTISEDKLLKHVDQLNADEDIDGFIVQLPLPEHISVEKVTASISPEKDVDGFTNENFGSITSKAPLLMPATPLGIMELIKRYEIETQGKNCVIIGASRLVGAPLALMMSNDANATVTLCHKYTEDLAAHTRQADILVVAVGKPGLVSKDMVKEDAVIIDVGTTRVEDKTKKSGFKLSGDVEYAEVAPIASYITPVPGGVGPMTIASLLINTLQAAKNNLK, encoded by the coding sequence ATGCCTACAATCATAGATGGTAAGAAGGTGTCTGCGGACATCAAGGACGAAATCAAATTACAGGTAGAAGCGATGAAGAATGAGGGCAAGCGCGCACCTCATTTGGCGATCATCATAGTGGGTGATGATGGTGCGAGTCATACCTATGTAGGAGGGAAAATCACGGCGTGTAAGGCAGTAGGCTTTGATTATACGTTGATGCAGTTTGCAGGGACGATCTCTGAGGACAAGCTGCTCAAACATGTCGATCAACTCAACGCGGATGAGGATATTGATGGATTCATCGTACAGCTGCCCTTGCCAGAACACATATCTGTAGAGAAAGTGACCGCTAGCATATCACCAGAGAAAGATGTGGATGGATTCACGAACGAGAATTTCGGGAGTATCACTTCCAAAGCGCCGCTATTGATGCCAGCTACTCCGCTAGGGATCATGGAGCTGATCAAGCGTTATGAGATCGAGACTCAGGGCAAGAACTGCGTGATCATCGGAGCGAGCCGTCTTGTAGGAGCACCTCTTGCACTCATGATGTCCAATGATGCCAATGCAACCGTGACGCTTTGCCATAAATACACCGAGGATCTAGCCGCTCATACGAGACAGGCGGACATCCTAGTGGTAGCAGTAGGCAAGCCCGGTCTGGTGAGCAAAGATATGGTCAAAGAAGATGCTGTAATCATCGACGTAGGAACCACTCGTGTAGAGGATAAGACGAAGAAGTCAGGTTTTAAACTGTCCGGAGATGTGGAGTATGCCGAAGTAGCACCCATCGCCAGTTATATCACGCCTGTCCCTGGTGGTGTAGGGCCGATGACGATCGCGTCATTACTTATCAATACACTGCAAGCTGCTAAGAACAACCTGAAGTAG
- a CDS encoding 7-carboxy-7-deazaguanine synthase QueE, giving the protein MEIFYSIQGEGYYAGTPAIFIRLGGCDVGCVWCDVKESWDEKDHPFFTVKEIVDQIQDYPCKTIIVTGGEPLMYDMTELTTALKAKEYQLNIETSGAYPMSGVWDWVCFSPKKFKAPDQSVYAAASELKAIAFNKSDFKFAEEHAEQVNDRCKLYLQPEWSKADKMTPEIIEYVKAHSQWNISLQTHKYLDIR; this is encoded by the coding sequence ATGGAGATTTTCTATTCCATCCAAGGAGAAGGGTACTATGCGGGGACACCAGCGATATTTATCCGTCTAGGAGGCTGTGATGTGGGCTGTGTATGGTGTGACGTCAAAGAGTCTTGGGACGAGAAAGATCATCCGTTTTTTACTGTCAAGGAGATCGTCGACCAGATCCAGGATTATCCCTGCAAGACGATCATTGTCACAGGTGGAGAACCACTGATGTATGACATGACGGAGTTGACCACTGCGCTCAAGGCGAAAGAGTATCAACTGAATATAGAAACCTCGGGAGCTTATCCGATGTCCGGTGTGTGGGATTGGGTATGTTTCTCCCCGAAGAAATTCAAAGCGCCAGACCAGTCGGTCTACGCTGCAGCAAGCGAACTCAAAGCCATTGCCTTCAATAAATCTGATTTCAAATTTGCAGAAGAGCACGCGGAGCAAGTCAATGACAGATGCAAACTCTATCTACAGCCCGAGTGGTCCAAGGCTGATAAGATGACGCCAGAGATCATCGAATATGTCAAAGCGCATTCCCAGTGGAATATTTCGCTGCAGACACACAAGTATCTCGATATCCGATAA
- a CDS encoding OmpA family protein, whose amino-acid sequence MRYTLLFLFVFIFVDSHAQYTSYHSEDKKALRDYEEARQLLKRAQFREAMEPMLDAVERDPDFIEVWLALGSASNRLGWDSLSFVYFKKAIRIDPDYPKSKYAYHAIGEQFYKDAVYDSAEAYLEHYLRTIPGDTRTETAARAMILDCRFAQQAIQSPFDYNLQELGAHANSFELQYFPSYSVDMQRLYFTRRVGLDNYDDEDIYYCDRDSTTRGWTMPQSLSPNINSENNEGAGSVSADGRTLVFTSCDGVRGFGSCDIYTAEKVGEDWSTPRNIGKAINSGAWEAQPSLSADGRTLLFVSNRRAGFGGKDIWISVKDKKGDWQPAFNLGKEINTSKDEISPFIHANGETIYFASNGREGLGGFDIYMSEVAQDSVWSDPVNLGAPLNDANDQVSLHIGSDGKSGVYTVEKSTTQGFRSKLYAFDLPDSFRVTRESAYLRGKVIDHESKKPLSSTIQVFKLSDDHFYSQLESDPTNGEYTLVLTEGYRYGIYVSAPGYLFVDFSFSLADLQSFDRNLLDIELQPIQVGASSTLGNIFFDHDDYRLKEESMSELRVVYYFLKRNPNVVMEIAGHSDSQGEESYNLKLSTQRAKTVYDFLLSKGIRASQLTFRGYGESQPKTTERSEAAQAKNRRIEFLVLEIKP is encoded by the coding sequence ATGCGCTACACACTTCTATTTCTCTTTGTTTTTATTTTTGTTGACTCACACGCCCAGTACACTTCGTATCATTCGGAGGACAAAAAGGCACTTCGAGACTATGAGGAAGCACGGCAGTTGCTCAAGAGAGCACAGTTCCGTGAAGCCATGGAGCCGATGCTGGATGCGGTAGAGCGAGATCCAGATTTTATCGAAGTATGGCTTGCGCTGGGTAGTGCAAGCAACCGCTTGGGCTGGGATAGTTTGTCTTTTGTATATTTTAAGAAGGCGATTCGAATTGATCCTGATTATCCCAAATCAAAGTATGCCTACCATGCTATCGGGGAACAATTCTACAAAGATGCAGTGTACGATAGCGCAGAGGCTTATTTGGAGCATTATCTACGAACTATACCTGGAGATACACGTACAGAGACAGCTGCCAGAGCGATGATTTTGGATTGCCGATTTGCTCAGCAGGCGATTCAAAGCCCCTTTGACTACAATCTGCAAGAACTGGGAGCACATGCCAATTCCTTTGAGTTGCAGTATTTTCCGTCATATTCAGTAGATATGCAGCGCTTGTATTTTACGAGAAGAGTAGGCTTGGACAACTATGACGATGAGGATATCTATTATTGCGACCGAGACAGTACGACCAGAGGTTGGACTATGCCACAGTCGCTCTCACCCAATATCAACTCCGAAAACAACGAGGGAGCAGGTTCTGTCTCAGCAGACGGACGTACTTTGGTGTTTACTTCGTGCGATGGAGTCCGAGGCTTCGGAAGCTGTGATATCTATACGGCGGAGAAAGTCGGTGAGGATTGGAGTACTCCCCGAAATATTGGGAAGGCCATCAACAGCGGGGCTTGGGAAGCTCAGCCTAGTTTATCGGCAGACGGACGCACACTTCTTTTCGTCTCCAATCGCAGGGCAGGTTTTGGCGGTAAGGATATTTGGATCTCTGTCAAAGATAAAAAAGGGGATTGGCAACCAGCGTTCAACTTGGGCAAGGAGATCAATACGTCCAAAGATGAGATCAGTCCTTTTATTCATGCCAATGGAGAAACTATCTATTTTGCTTCGAATGGTCGAGAAGGTCTAGGAGGCTTTGATATCTACATGAGTGAAGTGGCTCAAGATTCTGTTTGGTCGGACCCAGTCAATTTGGGTGCGCCGCTCAATGATGCAAACGATCAAGTATCTCTTCACATCGGATCAGATGGCAAGTCAGGAGTATATACTGTGGAAAAATCAACGACTCAAGGTTTTCGGAGCAAGTTGTATGCTTTTGATCTACCGGATTCGTTTCGTGTGACACGTGAGAGTGCTTACCTCCGTGGCAAGGTGATTGATCATGAAAGCAAGAAACCCTTGTCTTCTACGATTCAGGTGTTCAAGTTGTCGGATGATCATTTTTATTCTCAGTTGGAGTCTGATCCCACAAATGGGGAATATACTCTGGTACTCACAGAAGGGTATCGGTATGGTATCTATGTTTCTGCTCCGGGGTATCTATTTGTGGATTTCTCCTTTTCGTTAGCTGACCTCCAGTCCTTTGATCGAAACTTGTTGGATATTGAGCTGCAGCCGATTCAGGTGGGGGCTTCCAGTACTTTGGGGAATATATTTTTTGATCATGATGACTATCGTCTCAAAGAAGAGTCTATGTCCGAACTACGCGTCGTGTATTATTTTCTCAAACGCAACCCCAATGTAGTGATGGAAATCGCTGGCCATAGCGATAGCCAAGGAGAAGAGTCATACAATCTCAAACTTTCGACCCAGCGAGCCAAGACGGTGTATGATTTCTTGCTTTCGAAAGGAATCAGAGCTAGTCAGCTGACCTTCAGAGGTTACGGTGAAAGTCAGCCGAAGACCACAGAAAGATCCGAGGCTGCACAGGCCAAAAATCGCCGAATTGAATTTTTGGTATTGGAAATCAAACCATAA
- a CDS encoding SusC/RagA family TonB-linked outer membrane protein, giving the protein MKRILLICFMLLSALVTESWAQNRTISGKVTDDMGESIPGANVVIKGTTIGTTSDIDGNWKLSVPSDGGTLVITFVGMAPQEVEIGARSVVDVAMAADAKQLTEVVVTAQGVERDIKSLGYSATAVGEEEVTRGRTSDVMSSLQGKVAGVNISSASGAPGASTKVILRGYSSIGGNNNPLYIVDGVPINNSSNYVNASNSSTDINRSQDFGNRANDINPDDIASVTILKGASATALYGSRAANGVILITTKSGSNSKGMTVAFTSSATFTQPLRLPDLQDTFGQGWSGHWDSSENGSWGPVMDGDDRLWGNVVDNSQQIKSFESRDNLKDFYETGTSYINTLSLSGGNDLATYYLSYGNVSQDGIVPGDHDILDRNTLSMRGTLKTKKVKVESSLNFSKKKQSVITTGQGGGGTTTFQELIQIPRDFSIVDMKDYNDPFYNLDNFYTPYAQNPYYSINENGNEFDENRVYGKVQLTYNFTDWLNASYRLGADVANSTITDWIAIAETNPGTPNAAIQQIPGQVTESTREAVEFDHTFMLNAYKEVSSGLSLSGLIGLNINQRSTRNFSTTAADLDIPGFYVLGNASGTPVPTTYVSERRLVGLYGQVEASYKDYLFLTIVARNDWSSTLPIENNSFFYPGANLSFVFTETTSVFDNIMSFGKLRASWGQTGNDASPYSVNSVLIPGNVALPFGDITLPFNGVNGFEVSNQIGNQALQPEITSEIELGFDIRFLNNRIGVDFTYYDRSTTDQILAVPVAVSSGYTSQVQNLGEVSNKGIELMVNLTPIKTSNFTWDVSYNFTKNKNEVVKLNGDLDKVVLNSLYGIELIAEEGKPLGTILGHTEKTTDDGRIIVSESNGIPLVADDKVEYGDINPDFTMGLSNRFSYKGLSMNILLDYRKGGMMYSYTQRLTQFVGNSVNTTYNSRRPFIVPNSVIEHADGSYSENYIAVDMADINNYWNQTSNNARSRDHVIDRSFLKLREVSIGYDFPQTVIGNTFLNSLSLNVIGRNLLLFTPEENQIVDPESTTMGNDLLGAFGEFGVGPTTRSYGVSLKATF; this is encoded by the coding sequence ATGAAGAGGATTCTACTTATTTGTTTCATGTTGTTGTCTGCACTCGTGACAGAGTCGTGGGCACAAAATCGTACTATATCTGGTAAAGTTACCGATGATATGGGCGAGTCAATTCCTGGGGCAAATGTTGTCATTAAGGGAACAACAATTGGAACAACGTCTGACATAGACGGTAATTGGAAATTAAGCGTGCCTTCTGACGGAGGGACACTGGTAATTACGTTTGTCGGAATGGCGCCACAAGAGGTTGAGATTGGGGCTAGATCTGTAGTGGATGTGGCAATGGCTGCTGATGCTAAGCAATTGACAGAGGTTGTTGTGACTGCACAGGGTGTTGAGAGAGATATTAAATCTCTTGGATATTCAGCTACAGCTGTAGGTGAAGAGGAAGTTACTCGAGGAAGAACTAGTGACGTCATGAGTTCACTACAAGGTAAAGTTGCTGGAGTTAATATTAGCTCAGCTTCAGGTGCTCCAGGAGCATCAACTAAGGTGATTCTTAGAGGATATTCTTCTATTGGTGGAAACAACAACCCGTTGTATATCGTGGATGGTGTGCCTATCAATAACAGTTCTAACTATGTTAATGCTTCTAACTCAAGCACTGATATAAATAGATCTCAAGATTTTGGTAACAGAGCGAATGATATTAACCCTGATGATATTGCATCGGTCACTATTTTGAAAGGTGCTTCTGCGACTGCATTGTATGGGTCTAGAGCAGCCAACGGTGTGATTTTGATCACCACTAAAAGTGGCAGTAACTCTAAAGGAATGACAGTCGCCTTTACAAGTTCAGCTACATTTACTCAGCCGTTGAGGTTGCCAGATTTACAAGATACTTTTGGTCAAGGATGGAGTGGTCACTGGGATTCTTCTGAGAACGGTAGTTGGGGACCAGTAATGGACGGAGACGATCGTTTGTGGGGTAACGTAGTGGATAATTCACAGCAAATAAAAAGCTTTGAGTCAAGAGATAACTTGAAGGATTTCTATGAAACAGGTACTTCATATATCAATACTCTGTCATTGAGTGGCGGAAACGATCTCGCTACGTATTACCTGTCTTATGGTAATGTGTCTCAGGACGGTATCGTACCAGGTGATCACGATATTTTAGATAGAAATACGCTTTCTATGAGAGGGACGTTGAAGACCAAAAAAGTAAAAGTGGAGTCTTCCCTGAATTTTTCTAAGAAGAAGCAAAGTGTAATCACTACCGGTCAAGGTGGAGGAGGTACAACTACTTTTCAAGAATTGATTCAAATTCCTAGAGATTTTAGCATTGTAGACATGAAGGATTACAACGACCCCTTCTACAACTTGGATAATTTCTACACTCCATACGCTCAAAATCCATACTATTCTATCAATGAAAATGGAAATGAATTTGATGAGAATAGAGTGTACGGTAAGGTGCAATTGACGTACAATTTCACAGATTGGTTGAATGCCTCGTATCGTTTGGGAGCGGATGTAGCCAATTCTACGATTACAGATTGGATTGCTATTGCTGAGACGAACCCTGGTACCCCGAATGCTGCGATCCAGCAAATTCCAGGTCAAGTGACTGAGTCTACAAGGGAAGCCGTCGAGTTTGATCATACATTCATGTTGAATGCTTACAAAGAGGTTTCTTCTGGTTTGAGTTTGTCAGGTTTGATTGGCTTAAATATCAATCAAAGGTCTACACGTAATTTTTCTACTACAGCCGCAGATTTGGATATCCCAGGTTTTTATGTGTTGGGTAATGCATCAGGGACTCCAGTACCTACTACTTATGTGTCAGAAAGAAGGTTGGTGGGGCTATATGGTCAGGTAGAAGCTTCGTATAAGGATTATCTTTTCTTAACCATTGTGGCTAGAAATGATTGGTCTTCGACACTACCTATAGAGAACAACTCTTTCTTTTACCCAGGGGCTAACTTGAGCTTTGTCTTTACGGAGACTACCTCTGTATTTGACAACATCATGTCGTTCGGTAAGTTGAGAGCGAGTTGGGGACAAACAGGTAATGATGCCAGTCCATATTCAGTGAATTCTGTTTTGATACCTGGAAACGTTGCACTTCCTTTTGGGGATATTACATTGCCATTCAACGGAGTGAACGGGTTCGAAGTGTCTAATCAAATTGGTAATCAAGCGCTGCAACCAGAGATCACCTCAGAGATCGAACTAGGGTTTGATATTAGATTTTTGAATAATCGTATAGGTGTTGATTTTACTTATTACGATAGATCAACTACAGATCAAATTTTGGCTGTGCCTGTTGCTGTATCGAGTGGATATACTTCGCAAGTTCAGAATTTGGGAGAAGTTTCTAATAAAGGGATTGAGTTGATGGTGAATTTGACACCTATCAAGACTTCTAATTTTACTTGGGATGTGAGTTACAACTTTACGAAAAACAAAAATGAAGTTGTGAAATTGAATGGTGATTTGGATAAGGTAGTCTTGAATTCTCTTTATGGGATAGAACTTATAGCAGAAGAAGGGAAGCCATTGGGTACTATCTTGGGTCATACAGAGAAAACTACGGATGATGGTAGAATTATTGTGAGTGAAAGCAATGGGATTCCTTTGGTTGCTGACGATAAAGTGGAATACGGAGACATTAATCCAGATTTCACGATGGGATTGAGTAACAGGTTCTCTTATAAGGGGCTTTCGATGAATATTCTTCTAGACTATAGAAAAGGGGGAATGATGTATTCATATACACAACGATTGACACAGTTTGTAGGGAATTCAGTTAATACTACTTATAACAGCAGGAGACCATTTATCGTTCCTAATTCTGTGATTGAACATGCCGATGGATCATACTCGGAAAACTATATTGCAGTAGATATGGCAGATATTAATAACTATTGGAACCAAACGTCAAACAACGCTCGAAGTAGAGATCATGTGATTGATCGTTCTTTCTTGAAGTTGAGAGAAGTTAGTATAGGTTATGATTTTCCTCAGACAGTGATTGGGAATACGTTCTTGAATTCACTTTCATTGAATGTGATCGGAAGAAACTTACTGTTGTTTACTCCAGAAGAGAATCAAATCGTGGATCCAGAATCTACTACTATGGGTAATGACCTACTCGGAGCATTTGGTGAGTTTGGAGTCGGTCCAACAACTAGAAGCTATGGAGTAAGCTTGAAAGCAACTTTCTAA